The Halomicronema hongdechloris C2206 genome includes a window with the following:
- a CDS encoding tetratricopeptide repeat protein has protein sequence MAMFADLARRLSWLFIVFLGIGMITLSGDSRVMAAPESSSASAQQVSDSDGATSETMAELRQKAFATSQAGDFAAADAYWSQLIDYLPQEAALWNNRGNAQAGLGRWSAAWADYRHAVALDPEFALARVNQALASYQLGHPNDAIAELRALVRRYPNFADARAALTAALWAGGQWGEAESHWVAAVGLDERYGDLDWVRTVRRWPPAMVEALEAFLSLGSVTSEDIT, from the coding sequence ATGGCAATGTTTGCTGATCTGGCCCGCCGCCTGAGCTGGCTATTCATCGTATTCCTGGGCATAGGCATGATTACCCTCAGTGGAGATTCCAGGGTCATGGCTGCGCCTGAGTCATCCTCCGCCTCTGCCCAACAGGTCAGTGACTCGGACGGTGCCACCTCTGAAACCATGGCGGAATTGCGTCAAAAGGCCTTTGCCACTAGCCAAGCTGGGGACTTCGCTGCCGCCGATGCCTACTGGAGCCAATTAATCGACTATCTGCCCCAGGAAGCTGCCCTGTGGAATAACCGGGGCAATGCCCAGGCGGGATTGGGGCGGTGGTCAGCCGCCTGGGCAGATTATCGGCACGCGGTCGCGTTAGACCCGGAGTTTGCCCTGGCTCGGGTCAACCAGGCCCTGGCCTCCTATCAGCTAGGCCACCCCAACGATGCGATCGCAGAGTTACGGGCCCTAGTGCGCCGCTACCCCAACTTTGCCGATGCTCGGGCTGCCCTGACGGCGGCCCTCTGGGCCGGGGGACAGTGGGGAGAAGCCGAGAGTCATTGGGTGGCCGCCGTCGGCCTCGATGAACGCTATGGCGATCTAGACTGGGTGCGGACAGTACGTCGCTGGCCCCCCGCCATGGTAGAGGCCCTAGAGGCTTTTCTCTCCCTGGGAAGCGTGACATCAGAGGACATTACCTAG
- a CDS encoding urease accessory protein UreH domain-containing protein → MLDWVLIASLGFLGSFGHCVGMCGPLAVAFSLSREEPSPSPRQTLAFHGLLNLGRLLSYGLVGLAIGGLGSVVVASGHLAGVGSSLRQVMALITGGLLIWMGLHQISPQGLPALPLLHPLRRLRLHDRLSQLMTQTAQTRRWWTPLLLGLAWGLIPCGFLYAAQIKAAETGSIVGGAITMLAFGSGTLPTMVGVGMTTSWLSQDQRSQLFQMGGWITLLVGVLTLMRSGDTMTDYAGYGAILCLGLALIARPIRKLWAVPYRYRRLLGVGAFVLALAHTLHMLDHSWQWNWQALAFMLPHSQGGMVAGALALLLMVPLVLTSNDKAQRQLGRLWRHLHLLSIPVLLFCTVHCWLAGSSYLGRAHIEPVHWLHTAALGLIVLGIFLVRSHRVWHWLGLGKFYAPPRP, encoded by the coding sequence ATGTTGGACTGGGTTCTCATCGCTAGCCTCGGCTTTCTGGGCAGCTTCGGCCATTGTGTCGGCATGTGTGGCCCCCTGGCGGTGGCGTTTTCCCTCAGCCGTGAGGAGCCATCTCCTAGCCCCAGACAAACCTTGGCCTTCCACGGACTGCTGAATCTGGGCCGGTTGCTTAGCTATGGCCTGGTGGGCCTTGCCATTGGCGGGCTGGGCTCGGTGGTAGTAGCCAGTGGTCACCTGGCCGGAGTGGGTAGCAGCCTACGTCAGGTCATGGCCCTCATTACTGGGGGCTTGCTGATTTGGATGGGGCTACACCAAATTAGCCCCCAGGGATTACCCGCCTTGCCACTGCTGCATCCCCTGCGTCGCCTGCGGCTGCATGACCGTCTGAGTCAGCTGATGACCCAAACGGCCCAGACTCGACGTTGGTGGACTCCACTCCTCTTGGGCTTAGCCTGGGGGCTGATTCCCTGCGGCTTTCTCTATGCGGCCCAGATCAAGGCGGCGGAAACGGGTAGCATCGTCGGTGGTGCCATTACCATGCTGGCCTTCGGCAGCGGCACCTTACCCACCATGGTGGGGGTGGGTATGACTACCTCCTGGCTCAGTCAAGACCAACGCAGTCAGCTGTTTCAGATGGGGGGATGGATCACCCTATTGGTGGGTGTCCTGACGCTGATGCGCAGCGGTGACACCATGACCGACTATGCTGGCTACGGGGCAATTCTATGCCTAGGGCTGGCCTTGATTGCCCGCCCCATTCGTAAGCTCTGGGCTGTTCCTTATCGCTACCGTCGCCTCTTGGGAGTGGGGGCGTTTGTGTTGGCTTTGGCCCATACCCTGCACATGTTGGACCATAGTTGGCAGTGGAACTGGCAGGCCTTGGCCTTTATGCTGCCCCACAGCCAGGGAGGGATGGTGGCAGGGGCCTTGGCCTTGCTACTGATGGTGCCACTGGTGTTGACTAGCAATGACAAGGCCCAGCGGCAGCTGGGACGGCTGTGGCGCCACCTACATCTCCTCAGCATTCCAGTCTTATTGTTTTGCACGGTGCATTGCTGGCTTGCGGGCTCCTCCTACCTGGGCCGCGCCCACATTGAGCCGGTGCATTGGCTGCATACGGCGGCCTTAGGGCTGATAGTCTTAGGCATTTTCTTGGTGCGATCGCATCGAGTTTGGCACTGGCTTGGTTTAGGAAAATTCTATGCGCCCCCCCGTCCTTAG
- a CDS encoding ATP-binding protein, producing the protein MPPSDNHPIPLRVERGTPLSRVIHLICDSLNEAQALSPVWGGTAHLGEIGCVVVTDNTALAGIATALDIVCQLARGAAVATLAVDEVMTHPVITVGVDQPADPQTVLALCQTHGIHHLPVLDEQRQIVGLITSASVMQETAPTNWLKLQPVAARMVTAVPTAGLEASGLQLAQLMQQWRRSYVVILQSQEAETSRFLGIVTAVDVIRLHHQGICLEATSASALMSDPPLCLHPSDSLWFAYGEMKQQWSYLPVCNEAGHFLGLLTAMAMVEALDPAGLSSHPGQLRQTLRRVETDKVDLLQNRNSELERQVSRRTAQLQEQSQRMQEELRSSRLLAATALRIQRSLDLAEILEITVQEMRQLLQCDRTFIYRLQPSQTQTIEVESVADQALSIRSQSTDYQPYFQDLFQAYHPGEIQAIADLAEVDLPSSCTTVLEQLGVQANLVIPISKGNDLWGLLVAQHCANSRPWQSWEISLLKHLATQVSIAIQKSALYEQLQAELNERRLAEQALTQANEELEARVEDRTASLRQANEQMQAEIAERRRAEEALRQAKDQMQAVLDAVPGLVSWIDGNLNYLGVNQHLTKVFQVPGDEFLGQEIGFLNPGHEFGDVIRHLFHSPEPAISKEITVWIHQQPRTYLIAAQKYDHDQAAVCIGIDVTEHRQAEAALRKSEARFQQLVEQTNEWVWEIDRDLAFSYVNPKAEDLLGYAAGELVGHQFQDFMPEDAAIRFMTVLEHAVAKREPFDHLEQTVLHKDGHAMILESSGTPVFSADGVWQGYWGIARDITERKQIEHNIRKALTKERELSELKTRFISMASHEFRTPLTTIMASAESLEHYRHKWSEDKILTYLKRIQKTTQHMNGLLNDVLTVGKANAGKMECHPAPIALADFCHDLVTELNLGASPPDRLMLTYQGPATNVMADEKLLRQMLGNLLSNALKYSPADTQPYLDVTVQTDQIRFVVQDHGIGIPPDDLKRLFEPFHRASNVGNIAGTGLGLAIVKKSVDAHGGDIYVASEANVGTTFTITLPLDGAGTHHD; encoded by the coding sequence ATGCCCCCATCCGACAATCATCCCATCCCCCTCAGGGTCGAACGAGGCACTCCCCTATCCCGAGTCATTCACCTGATCTGCGACAGCCTCAATGAAGCCCAAGCCCTATCGCCTGTGTGGGGAGGCACTGCCCATCTGGGCGAAATCGGCTGTGTGGTGGTGACTGACAACACTGCCCTAGCGGGGATCGCCACCGCCCTGGATATTGTCTGCCAGTTAGCTCGGGGGGCTGCGGTCGCCACCCTGGCCGTGGATGAGGTCATGACTCATCCAGTGATTACCGTAGGCGTCGATCAGCCTGCCGATCCCCAAACGGTGTTGGCGCTCTGCCAAACCCATGGGATTCATCATTTGCCCGTCTTAGACGAGCAACGGCAGATCGTGGGGCTCATCACCTCTGCTAGCGTCATGCAAGAGACTGCTCCCACCAACTGGCTGAAGCTGCAACCGGTAGCAGCCCGCATGGTAACGGCTGTGCCCACAGCCGGTCTCGAAGCCTCTGGCTTGCAGCTAGCTCAATTGATGCAGCAGTGGCGCCGAAGCTATGTGGTCATTCTCCAGAGCCAGGAGGCTGAGACCAGCCGATTTCTAGGGATTGTCACGGCGGTAGATGTGATTCGTCTGCATCACCAGGGGATCTGCCTAGAGGCCACTTCAGCCTCGGCCTTGATGTCCGATCCCCCCCTCTGTCTGCATCCCAGTGACTCCCTCTGGTTTGCCTATGGAGAAATGAAGCAGCAGTGGAGTTATCTACCGGTCTGCAATGAGGCCGGACATTTCCTGGGCTTATTGACCGCGATGGCCATGGTCGAAGCCCTCGACCCGGCTGGGTTATCTAGCCATCCGGGACAGCTGCGGCAGACCCTACGCCGGGTTGAAACCGACAAGGTAGATCTCTTACAAAACCGCAACTCAGAACTAGAGCGTCAAGTCAGTCGCCGCACCGCCCAGCTCCAGGAACAATCCCAGCGCATGCAAGAAGAACTCCGCAGTTCCCGACTGTTGGCGGCGACGGCCCTGCGGATTCAGCGCTCCCTTGATCTCGCAGAAATCCTGGAGATCACCGTGCAAGAGATGCGCCAATTGCTCCAATGCGATCGCACCTTCATCTATCGCCTACAGCCCAGCCAAACCCAAACCATCGAAGTCGAATCTGTCGCCGATCAGGCCCTCTCCATTCGCAGCCAGTCTACCGATTACCAGCCCTACTTCCAGGATCTATTTCAGGCCTATCATCCCGGCGAAATTCAAGCCATCGCCGATCTCGCCGAGGTTGATCTCCCCTCCTCCTGCACCACAGTCCTAGAGCAACTGGGCGTACAGGCTAACCTCGTCATCCCCATCAGCAAAGGGAACGATCTCTGGGGTCTGCTGGTGGCCCAACACTGTGCCAACTCTCGTCCCTGGCAGTCTTGGGAAATCAGCCTCTTGAAGCACTTAGCGACCCAGGTCAGCATCGCCATTCAAAAATCTGCCCTCTACGAACAACTGCAGGCCGAACTCAATGAACGACGGCTAGCCGAACAGGCCCTGACCCAGGCCAACGAAGAATTAGAAGCCAGGGTAGAAGATCGGACCGCCTCCCTGCGCCAAGCCAACGAACAGATGCAAGCAGAAATTGCCGAGCGCCGTCGTGCCGAAGAAGCCCTGCGCCAGGCCAAAGATCAGATGCAAGCCGTGCTCGATGCCGTGCCAGGGTTAGTTTCCTGGATCGACGGCAACCTCAACTATCTCGGGGTAAACCAGCATCTGACCAAGGTGTTCCAAGTTCCAGGCGATGAATTTCTAGGACAAGAGATTGGGTTTCTGAATCCAGGCCACGAATTCGGTGACGTGATTCGCCACCTATTCCATAGCCCCGAGCCTGCCATTTCCAAAGAAATCACCGTGTGGATTCATCAACAGCCCCGCACCTATTTAATTGCTGCCCAGAAGTACGATCACGACCAAGCCGCCGTTTGCATCGGCATTGACGTCACCGAGCATCGCCAGGCTGAAGCGGCCCTGCGTAAGAGCGAAGCTAGATTTCAGCAACTCGTCGAACAAACTAACGAATGGGTGTGGGAAATTGATCGCGACCTGGCCTTCAGCTACGTCAACCCCAAAGCAGAAGATCTGCTAGGCTATGCTGCCGGTGAACTAGTAGGCCATCAATTCCAAGACTTCATGCCCGAGGATGCCGCCATTCGCTTCATGACGGTGCTCGAGCACGCCGTGGCCAAGCGCGAACCCTTCGACCACCTAGAACAAACCGTATTGCACAAAGATGGTCACGCCATGATTCTAGAGAGCAGCGGCACCCCCGTATTTAGCGCCGATGGGGTATGGCAAGGCTACTGGGGCATTGCCCGCGATATCACCGAACGCAAGCAGATCGAACATAATATTCGCAAGGCATTGACTAAAGAGCGGGAACTCAGCGAGCTCAAAACCCGATTTATCTCCATGGCTTCCCACGAATTTCGCACACCGTTAACCACCATCATGGCCTCTGCCGAATCCCTGGAACACTATCGTCACAAGTGGTCAGAAGATAAAATTCTGACTTACCTGAAACGCATTCAGAAAACAACCCAGCATATGAATGGCCTCCTCAACGACGTGCTAACGGTGGGCAAAGCCAACGCGGGCAAAATGGAGTGTCATCCAGCGCCCATAGCCTTAGCTGATTTTTGCCATGATTTAGTCACAGAGCTAAATTTAGGGGCATCGCCACCAGATCGACTGATGTTGACTTACCAGGGGCCTGCAACCAACGTCATGGCCGATGAAAAGTTACTCAGGCAAATGCTAGGTAATCTACTGTCCAATGCCTTGAAATATTCTCCTGCTGATACTCAACCCTATTTAGACGTAACTGTACAGACGGATCAGATTCGCTTTGTAGTGCAAGACCATGGCATTGGCATTCCCCCCGATGACTTGAAACGGCTGTTTGAGCCCTTCCATCGAGCCAGTAATGTCGGCAACATTGCCGGCACTGGTCTGGGATTGGCTATTGTCAAAAAATCAGTCGACGCCCACGGCGGTGACATTTACGTGGCGAGTGAGGCCAATGTCGGCACCACTTTCACCATCACCCTTCCCTTAGACGGTGCAGGTACCCATCATGACTAA
- a CDS encoding hybrid sensor histidine kinase/response regulator, with translation MTKILVIEDDPQVRDVIVDILDAEDFSPFSAQDGQSGLTVVRDNRPDLIICDVMMPEMDGYEVLEQLRQDPETATIPFIFLTAKSEKLDVRRGMELGADDYLTKPFTREELLGTISTRLNRQATLEEKSQQRLDDLRTSISFSLPHGLRTPLQTILKEAHVLINDYAVIQPDELLGVAESIYGSAQRLHRLMQNFLLIAELEVLELSPDRLATLRRQRIGYSHAVIQAAAQVTAQEYGRDADLRLDLPELPVQISESMLKKIASELLDNAFKFSEAGDPVQVISRRQDGRFILYIIDQGRGFLPGQTEEVGPYIQFEADTYGQDGVGLGLAVAKRLVELHQGQLHIESIPGKQTTLRVSLPTSA, from the coding sequence ATGACTAAAATCTTGGTAATCGAAGACGATCCCCAGGTTAGAGATGTCATCGTTGATATTCTCGATGCAGAAGACTTCTCTCCCTTCAGCGCTCAAGATGGTCAATCAGGCTTAACGGTAGTTCGAGACAACCGCCCCGATCTGATCATCTGTGACGTCATGATGCCGGAGATGGACGGCTATGAAGTACTGGAGCAGCTGCGTCAGGACCCAGAAACTGCGACGATTCCGTTTATCTTTTTGACGGCTAAGTCTGAAAAATTAGATGTCCGTCGGGGCATGGAACTCGGGGCAGACGACTATCTCACCAAGCCCTTTACCCGCGAGGAGTTATTAGGCACCATCTCCACCCGACTGAATCGTCAGGCTACCCTTGAGGAAAAATCCCAGCAAAGGCTAGACGACCTCCGCACCAGCATTAGTTTTTCCTTGCCCCACGGTCTACGTACCCCCCTACAAACCATCCTCAAGGAGGCTCATGTATTAATCAATGACTATGCCGTGATTCAGCCGGACGAACTATTAGGGGTAGCCGAGTCGATTTATGGCTCGGCGCAACGACTGCACCGGTTGATGCAAAACTTCCTGCTGATTGCTGAATTAGAAGTCCTAGAACTCAGTCCTGATCGATTGGCGACGCTGAGACGTCAACGCATCGGCTACTCCCATGCGGTTATTCAGGCGGCGGCTCAAGTCACGGCTCAGGAATACGGCCGAGACGCCGATCTGCGGTTAGACTTGCCAGAACTACCCGTGCAAATATCCGAGTCTATGCTGAAGAAAATTGCCAGTGAGCTCCTCGACAATGCCTTCAAGTTCTCAGAAGCCGGGGATCCTGTTCAGGTGATCAGCCGTCGCCAAGACGGACGATTTATCCTCTATATCATTGATCAGGGGCGAGGCTTTCTACCAGGACAAACCGAAGAAGTGGGTCCCTACATTCAGTTCGAGGCGGATACCTACGGGCAAGATGGCGTTGGCTTGGGGCTAGCGGTGGCCAAACGGTTAGTAGAGCTGCACCAGGGACAACTCCATATTGAGAGCATCCCCGGCAAGCAAACCACGCTCCGGGTCTCGCTGCCGACCTCGGCGTAA
- a CDS encoding alpha/beta hydrolase, with protein sequence MTRYSWWQWSLLIAGGFGINMPALAAEQVILNYGPLSRTVAVADLEALAATGTAPERLAALLTMANQPASKLQAALTDGIEANPVLLDRVLNSWPGEWALDQMGQVIHPPSGRASRQALRSALVLSAQDDNHVTLLEVLQHYPTNEVEVEADRLEEVYNDLETLMEPFS encoded by the coding sequence ATGACACGGTATTCCTGGTGGCAGTGGTCGCTGTTAATTGCCGGGGGGTTTGGCATCAACATGCCAGCCCTGGCCGCCGAGCAGGTCATTCTCAATTACGGTCCTCTGAGTCGCACTGTTGCTGTCGCTGACTTAGAAGCATTGGCCGCAACGGGAACGGCCCCAGAGCGGCTAGCAGCCCTCCTGACGATGGCCAATCAGCCTGCGTCTAAGCTGCAGGCTGCCTTAACGGACGGCATCGAAGCGAATCCAGTGCTACTGGACCGGGTGCTGAATAGCTGGCCAGGGGAATGGGCCCTCGATCAAATGGGGCAGGTGATCCATCCACCTTCGGGTCGGGCCAGTCGTCAGGCGCTGCGCTCGGCCCTAGTGCTCTCGGCCCAAGATGACAACCATGTCACCTTACTGGAAGTGCTACAGCACTACCCCACCAATGAGGTAGAAGTCGAGGCCGATCGCCTGGAAGAGGTTTACAACGACCTAGAAACTCTAATGGAGCCCTTCTCGTGA
- a CDS encoding gluconokinase, which yields MTSTTTIVIVMGIAGTGKTTLGKALARTLNWTFYEGDDLHPAANIVKMARGQPLTDADRVPWLQRLAQVINQCLAQQQSAVITCSALKAAYRKRLQQSPAVQFVYLTGSRALIQQRLQQRQDHFMTAQLLDSQLATLEEPDDALRLDIAQSLDAMVQQVCRWLEVDGQDCSS from the coding sequence ATGACCTCGACAACGACGATTGTAATCGTGATGGGGATAGCGGGTACAGGGAAAACCACACTGGGCAAAGCTCTGGCCCGTACCCTCAATTGGACTTTCTACGAAGGAGATGACCTTCATCCCGCCGCGAATATTGTCAAGATGGCCCGGGGGCAGCCCCTGACTGATGCCGATCGGGTTCCCTGGCTGCAACGGCTAGCTCAGGTCATCAACCAGTGCTTGGCTCAACAGCAGTCAGCGGTAATCACCTGTTCGGCATTGAAGGCCGCCTATCGGAAACGCCTACAGCAAAGCCCAGCGGTGCAATTTGTCTATCTCACTGGTAGTCGGGCCCTGATTCAACAACGGCTGCAGCAACGGCAGGACCATTTTATGACTGCCCAGCTCTTGGACAGTCAATTAGCCACCCTAGAGGAACCGGATGATGCCCTGAGGCTCGATATTGCCCAGTCCCTCGATGCCATGGTGCAGCAGGTCTGTCGATGGCTAGAGGTAGATGGCCAGGATTGCTCATCCTAA
- a CDS encoding cysteine hydrolase family protein, giving the protein MPTIVAQPYDYDLPTDGGVALIIIDMQRDFLDPGGFGEALGNDVSRLQAIVPTVQRLRQAFCDRNLLVIQTVEGHQADLSDCPASKRQRGRGTLKIGDPGPMGRILVLGEPGNSIIPELTPKPGELVIEKPGKGAFYATPLQKMLQAHGITHLIFTGVTTEVCVQTTMREANDRGYECLLVEDGTESYFPEFKQATLAMVQAQGGIVGWTATAEQVLAGL; this is encoded by the coding sequence ATGCCCACCATTGTTGCCCAGCCTTACGATTACGACTTACCCACGGATGGAGGGGTGGCGCTGATCATCATCGATATGCAGCGAGATTTTCTAGACCCCGGGGGCTTTGGTGAAGCCCTGGGCAATGATGTCTCTCGCCTGCAAGCCATTGTGCCGACGGTGCAGCGGTTGCGACAGGCCTTTTGCGATCGCAACTTGCTAGTGATCCAAACCGTAGAAGGGCACCAAGCCGATCTATCAGACTGCCCTGCCTCAAAACGCCAGCGGGGCAGAGGCACCTTGAAAATCGGCGATCCGGGGCCCATGGGCCGCATTTTAGTCTTAGGGGAACCCGGCAACAGCATCATCCCAGAGCTGACTCCGAAACCAGGAGAACTGGTAATCGAGAAGCCGGGCAAGGGCGCCTTTTACGCTACCCCTCTACAGAAGATGCTGCAGGCCCACGGCATCACCCATCTAATCTTTACTGGCGTCACCACCGAAGTCTGTGTGCAGACGACGATGCGAGAGGCCAATGACCGCGGCTACGAGTGCCTGCTAGTGGAAGATGGCACCGAGAGCTACTTCCCCGAGTTCAAGCAGGCCACCCTGGCCATGGTACAGGCCCAGGGGGGGATCGTGGGTTGGACCGCTACCGCAGAGCAGGTGCTGGCAGGATTGTAA
- a CDS encoding dihydrolipoyl dehydrogenase family protein, with the protein MAVDYDLVVIGGGSAGLVAASAGAQLKARVALVEKAGRLGGDCLHYGCVPSKSLIHASRVAHQIRQSAQFGIEVQLQDIRFQEALGHVHRVIDIIQEHDSTERFQSLGVEVIYGTGQFSDRRTFTVNGRQLQARAFLIATGSHPSLPPIDGLTEAGYLTNETVFYIQDQPRSLAVIGAGPIGCELGQAFARLGSEVTLIASRAQILPKEDPDAAAVVQRQMEADGVRILTQSRAQRVEVKDGKKHIWVGGQTIVVDEILLSTGQVPNVESLNLQAAEVAVGKRGITVNGKLQTTNPRIYAAGDVIGGYQFTHVAGYEAAVALQNALLLPLKKADYRVIPWATFTDPELARVGLSEAQARQRYGDDIYVLQQDFSGVDRALAEAAGIGFAKVLTRRNGEILGAHIVGPAAGELIHEVVMAMSYKLKVGALKSIIHVYPTLAEVNSKAALQLTKQTYAKNTTLQGILTKVFNFLRRIS; encoded by the coding sequence GTGGCAGTTGACTATGACCTAGTAGTAATCGGCGGCGGTTCCGCCGGATTAGTAGCCGCTAGCGCCGGGGCGCAGCTGAAGGCAAGAGTGGCCCTGGTGGAAAAGGCGGGTCGCCTTGGTGGCGACTGTTTGCACTACGGCTGCGTCCCCAGTAAGTCTCTGATTCATGCCTCTCGAGTGGCGCATCAGATCCGCCAAAGTGCTCAATTTGGCATTGAGGTCCAACTGCAAGACATTCGCTTCCAGGAAGCTCTAGGTCATGTGCATCGCGTCATCGATATTATTCAGGAACATGATTCCACCGAGCGTTTTCAGTCCCTCGGGGTAGAGGTGATTTACGGCACTGGCCAGTTCAGCGACCGCCGTACCTTCACAGTCAATGGTCGTCAGCTGCAGGCTCGCGCCTTTCTGATTGCCACGGGCTCCCATCCGTCTTTGCCACCCATCGACGGGCTCACCGAGGCCGGCTATCTCACCAACGAGACCGTCTTTTACATTCAAGACCAGCCCCGCTCCCTGGCTGTGATTGGGGCCGGTCCCATCGGTTGCGAGTTGGGTCAAGCCTTCGCCCGTCTAGGTAGTGAAGTCACCCTGATTGCCAGTCGGGCCCAGATTCTGCCCAAGGAAGATCCAGACGCCGCTGCTGTGGTGCAACGGCAGATGGAGGCGGATGGGGTTCGTATTTTGACTCAGAGCCGGGCTCAACGAGTGGAGGTGAAGGATGGTAAGAAGCACATCTGGGTCGGCGGCCAGACCATCGTGGTGGATGAAATTCTGCTATCCACGGGGCAAGTGCCCAATGTCGAGTCCTTAAATCTGCAGGCTGCCGAGGTGGCCGTTGGCAAGCGGGGCATTACCGTTAACGGCAAATTGCAGACGACCAATCCTCGCATCTATGCTGCTGGCGATGTCATCGGCGGCTATCAGTTTACCCATGTAGCTGGCTACGAAGCCGCCGTGGCTCTGCAAAATGCCCTACTCTTGCCCCTGAAGAAAGCCGATTACCGCGTCATTCCTTGGGCCACCTTTACCGATCCAGAATTGGCCCGGGTGGGGCTCAGCGAGGCCCAGGCCCGCCAGCGCTATGGCGACGATATCTATGTGCTGCAACAAGACTTCTCTGGAGTGGACCGGGCCTTGGCGGAAGCTGCTGGCATTGGCTTTGCCAAGGTTCTGACTCGCCGCAACGGTGAGATTCTAGGGGCCCATATCGTCGGGCCTGCTGCCGGGGAATTGATTCATGAAGTGGTCATGGCCATGAGCTACAAGCTTAAGGTGGGAGCCCTGAAGAGCATCATCCATGTCTATCCCACCTTGGCCGAGGTAAACAGCAAGGCGGCACTGCAGCTGACGAAGCAGACCTACGCCAAAAACACCACCTTGCAGGGTATTTTGACTAAGGTATTCAATTTTCTCCGGCGCATCAGCTAG
- a CDS encoding Tic20 family protein, translating into MTWSSTASSRERILGALPYLLPLMEVSLLALSYAVRYGLGLFAQFPLLQVVLVPISPLIRIYTSFPFAGLIIFILLLTLVVRNTNISRFIRFNTMQAILLDIVLILGQLILNIVLLPIMGPNLVLDTLLNVVVLGIYAAVIYSLVQTGLGRYAEIPTISDAVNMQVR; encoded by the coding sequence ATGACATGGTCAAGTACCGCTTCCTCACGCGAGCGCATACTGGGCGCTTTACCCTATTTGTTGCCTCTGATGGAGGTGTCCCTATTGGCATTGTCCTACGCGGTTAGATATGGCCTGGGACTATTTGCCCAGTTCCCACTGCTACAAGTAGTGCTGGTCCCCATATCACCACTGATTCGTATTTACACCAGCTTCCCATTTGCCGGACTGATTATTTTTATCCTGTTGCTGACTCTGGTGGTGCGTAATACCAATATCAGCCGCTTCATTCGTTTCAACACGATGCAGGCCATTCTTCTAGATATTGTGTTGATCCTGGGGCAGCTAATTCTCAATATCGTGCTATTGCCTATTATGGGTCCCAATCTAGTGCTGGATACTCTGCTTAACGTCGTAGTTCTGGGTATCTATGCCGCCGTCATTTACTCCCTGGTGCAAACTGGGCTGGGGCGCTATGCGGAGATCCCTACCATCTCAGATGCGGTAAATATGCAGGTTCGTTAA
- a CDS encoding fumarylacetoacetate hydrolase family protein — MAQRYVRIQSQAGQLHYGLLQPDRSVRVLDAPPWLKGQLTDVELPADSYTILAPCAPSKILAIGKNYAQHAAEMGSPPPQEPLLFIKPSTAVIASGASIFYPPQSQRVDYEGELAIVISERCVDCPIEQAQAKIWGYTIANDVTARDLQKRDGQWTRAKGFDSFCPLGPWIVRELSPGARLQTFLNDRKDPVQSASIDNMIFSPEQLVAYISQIMTLLPGDVILTGTPAGVGPLHIGDQVRIEIEGIGSLENSVTRRGTAQVSTDGSKSVANPH, encoded by the coding sequence ATGGCGCAGCGCTACGTTCGAATTCAATCTCAGGCAGGGCAACTCCACTATGGTCTCCTACAGCCAGACCGCAGTGTTAGGGTATTGGACGCCCCACCTTGGCTCAAGGGGCAACTAACAGATGTAGAGTTACCTGCTGATAGCTACACTATTCTTGCGCCTTGCGCCCCTTCCAAAATTCTAGCCATCGGCAAAAACTACGCCCAGCATGCTGCTGAGATGGGTTCTCCCCCTCCCCAGGAGCCCCTCTTGTTCATCAAGCCGTCCACCGCAGTGATTGCTAGCGGCGCCTCTATCTTCTATCCACCCCAATCTCAACGGGTGGATTACGAGGGAGAATTAGCCATCGTAATCAGCGAGCGCTGCGTAGATTGCCCAATTGAGCAGGCTCAAGCCAAGATTTGGGGATATACCATTGCCAATGATGTCACTGCTCGAGACTTACAAAAGCGAGATGGTCAGTGGACTCGGGCTAAGGGATTCGACTCCTTTTGCCCCCTGGGTCCCTGGATTGTACGGGAGCTAAGTCCAGGAGCTCGCCTACAAACCTTCCTCAACGACCGAAAAGACCCGGTACAATCAGCCTCCATCGATAACATGATCTTTTCCCCGGAGCAGCTGGTTGCCTATATCAGCCAGATCATGACCCTACTCCCTGGAGATGTCATCCTAACCGGCACTCCAGCCGGGGTTGGGCCTCTGCACATCGGAGATCAGGTCCGGATCGAAATCGAAGGCATTGGCTCCTTAGAGAACTCAGTTACCCGTCGCGGTACAGCTCAAGTTTCTACCGATGGCTCTAAGAGCGTTGCCAATCCCCATTAG